A single Tenacibaculum sp. 190524A02b DNA region contains:
- a CDS encoding dipeptidyl-peptidase 3 family protein: MNLKHALCIVASAGILTSCRVDTKKEATVTEKKTTQKEFSYVVEQFADIKVLRYQIPGFNELSLKEKKLVYYLTQAGLSGRDIMWDQNYRHNLEIRKALENINTNFSGDKNTNEYLAFTTYLKRVWFSNGIHHHYSNDKIKPEFTKEYLEGLLKQTSTELSPAALEVIFNDKDAKKVNKKAGVDNVLASAVNFYGPDITSKDVENFYAKAYKGPEGKPVEAGLNSKLVRENGQLVEKVWKSGGMYGQAIDKIIFWLEKAKEVAENEAQAKTLGLLIDYYKTGSLDTWDAYAISWVTSTKGNIDWINGFIEVYNDPKGYRGSYETIVQIKDFDMSKKMKVLSDNAQWFEDNSPLDSAHKKQNVVGVSYKTVNVAGEAGDASPSTPIGVNLPNNNWIRQQHGSKSVSLGNIIGAYNNAGGTGRLKEFAYDAEEIDLEIKYGKLADKLHTALHEVIGHASGQINKGIGQPKETLKNYASTMEEGRADLVGLYYLMDPKLQELGLVDNWQKVGEAAYDGYIRNGLMTQLIRINLGDDIEEDHMVNRQWVSSWSFEQGKKENVIEKVTKDGKTYYNVNDYGKLREIFGRLLKETQRIKSEGDFEAAKALVEGYGVKVDQQLHKEVLERNSQFKSAPYSGFVNPVLTPVKDENGTITNIKIVQPNTFEEQMYFYSKNYSFLPIKN, encoded by the coding sequence ATGAACTTAAAACATGCGCTTTGCATTGTGGCTTCTGCTGGAATATTAACTTCTTGCAGAGTTGACACTAAAAAAGAAGCTACGGTAACTGAGAAAAAAACTACTCAAAAGGAGTTTTCTTATGTTGTAGAACAATTTGCTGACATCAAGGTATTACGCTATCAAATTCCTGGTTTTAATGAATTATCTTTAAAAGAAAAAAAATTAGTTTATTACTTAACTCAGGCAGGTTTATCTGGTAGAGACATAATGTGGGATCAAAACTATCGTCACAATCTTGAAATTAGAAAAGCCTTAGAAAACATAAATACTAATTTTTCTGGTGACAAAAACACAAATGAATATCTTGCTTTTACCACCTATTTAAAAAGAGTGTGGTTTTCTAACGGTATTCATCACCATTACTCTAATGACAAAATTAAACCTGAATTTACTAAAGAATATTTAGAAGGACTATTAAAACAAACGAGTACTGAATTATCTCCAGCCGCTTTAGAGGTTATTTTTAACGATAAAGATGCCAAGAAAGTAAACAAAAAAGCTGGTGTTGATAATGTATTAGCTTCCGCTGTCAACTTTTACGGACCAGATATTACAAGTAAAGATGTTGAAAACTTCTATGCTAAAGCCTATAAAGGTCCAGAAGGTAAACCTGTAGAAGCTGGTTTAAACTCTAAATTAGTTCGTGAAAACGGACAATTAGTAGAAAAAGTATGGAAATCTGGCGGAATGTATGGCCAAGCTATTGATAAAATTATTTTTTGGTTAGAAAAGGCGAAAGAAGTTGCTGAAAACGAGGCACAAGCTAAAACACTAGGTTTGTTAATTGACTATTACAAAACTGGTAGCTTAGATACTTGGGATGCATACGCAATTTCTTGGGTTACTTCTACTAAAGGAAATATTGATTGGATTAATGGTTTTATAGAAGTATATAATGATCCTAAAGGTTACAGAGGTTCATATGAAACTATAGTCCAAATCAAAGATTTTGATATGTCTAAGAAAATGAAAGTTTTATCTGACAATGCGCAATGGTTTGAGGATAATTCTCCTTTAGATTCTGCTCATAAAAAACAAAATGTAGTAGGTGTTTCTTACAAAACAGTGAATGTTGCTGGAGAAGCTGGAGATGCCTCTCCTTCTACTCCAATTGGAGTTAACTTACCAAATAATAATTGGATTCGTCAACAGCATGGTTCTAAATCTGTTTCTTTAGGAAATATTATTGGTGCTTATAACAACGCTGGTGGAACTGGACGTTTAAAAGAATTTGCTTACGATGCTGAAGAAATTGATTTAGAAATCAAATATGGAAAGTTAGCTGACAAATTACACACAGCTTTACATGAGGTTATTGGGCATGCTTCTGGACAAATAAATAAAGGTATTGGTCAACCAAAAGAAACATTAAAAAACTATGCTTCTACTATGGAAGAAGGTAGAGCTGATTTAGTTGGGCTTTATTATTTAATGGATCCTAAATTACAAGAACTTGGACTGGTTGACAATTGGCAAAAAGTTGGTGAAGCTGCTTATGATGGTTATATCAGAAATGGTTTAATGACGCAATTAATCAGAATTAATTTAGGAGATGACATTGAAGAAGATCATATGGTAAACCGCCAATGGGTATCTTCTTGGTCTTTTGAGCAAGGTAAAAAAGAAAATGTAATTGAAAAGGTTACTAAAGATGGTAAAACTTACTATAATGTAAATGATTACGGAAAGCTTCGTGAAATTTTTGGTCGTTTATTAAAAGAAACACAAAGAATAAAATCTGAAGGTGACTTTGAAGCTGCTAAAGCTTTAGTAGAGGGCTATGGTGTAAAAGTGGATCAACAACTACATAAAGAAGTTTTAGAGAGAAATTCACAATTTAAATCTGCTCCGTATAGTGGTTTTGTAAACCCTGTATTAACGCCAGTTAAAGATGAGAATGGAACTATTACTAATATTAAAATAGTACAACCAAATACTTTTGAAGAACAAATGTATTTCTATTCAAAAAATTATAGTTTTTTACCTATTAAAAACTAA
- a CDS encoding DNA-3-methyladenine glycosylase I, which yields MKKRCLWVTNDPLYIEYHDTEWGVPVYDDDELFEFLVLETFQAGLSWITVLKKRENFRHAFDNFNYHKIANYSEDKFNELIENKGIIRNKLKIKAAITNAQYFIKIQEEYGSFSKYIWAFVKGKPIKNTYHKREEVPATTNLSDKISKDLKKRGFKFVGSTVIYAYMQAIGMVNDHTTDCFRYNEV from the coding sequence ATGAAAAAAAGATGCCTTTGGGTTACCAATGATCCTTTATACATAGAATATCATGATACTGAATGGGGAGTTCCTGTATATGATGATGATGAATTATTTGAATTTTTAGTTCTAGAAACATTTCAGGCTGGTTTAAGCTGGATTACTGTTTTAAAGAAAAGAGAAAATTTTAGACATGCTTTTGACAATTTTAATTACCATAAAATTGCTAACTATTCAGAAGATAAATTTAACGAGCTAATAGAGAACAAAGGAATTATTAGGAATAAATTAAAAATTAAAGCCGCTATTACCAATGCTCAATATTTTATAAAAATTCAAGAAGAATATGGTTCTTTTTCTAAATACATTTGGGCGTTTGTAAAAGGAAAACCTATTAAAAACACATATCATAAAAGAGAAGAAGTACCCGCTACTACTAACTTATCCGATAAAATTTCTAAAGATTTAAAAAAGAGAGGTTTTAAGTTTGTAGGTTCTACTGTTATTTATGCATACATGCAAGCTATAGGTATGGTTAATGACCATACTACGGATTGTTTTAGATACAACGAAGTTTAA
- the groES gene encoding co-chaperone GroES: MGLNIKPLADRVLVEPAAAETTTASGIIIPDNAKEKPQKGTIVAVGTGTKDEPLTVKVGDTVLYGKYAGTELKFEGKDYLIMRESDIFAII; this comes from the coding sequence ATGGGATTAAACATAAAACCTTTAGCAGATAGAGTTCTTGTAGAACCAGCTGCAGCAGAAACTACTACAGCATCGGGAATTATTATACCTGATAATGCAAAGGAAAAACCTCAAAAAGGGACTATTGTTGCTGTAGGTACAGGAACTAAAGATGAGCCTTTAACTGTAAAAGTTGGGGATACTGTTTTATACGGAAAGTATGCTGGAACGGAACTAAAATTTGAAGGGAAAGATTATTTAATAATGAGAGAAAGCGATATTTTCGCTATTATCTAA
- the sppA gene encoding signal peptide peptidase SppA codes for MKFLQNLLASILGFFIALFLIFIFFALVASLVGGGSKVIVEPNSILELDLTTSIKDYAPKDESPLAQALELTNNKLSLDQIMNAIDNAKEDENIKGISVKTLYVNAGMAQTQALRNKLEEFKESGKFVYAYGDFFDQKNYYLSSVADSVFMNPLGAIDFKGLNAEILYYKDFEDKLGVKMEVIRHGKYKSAVEPYLSNKMSDANREQTLSFLNSIWSEITDDISINRSISVTKLNEIADNSNGRNAELAVKNNLIDGSIYEDEYEVKLGKQVNKDFDMVTIEDYIASGKGRKSSLSKNKIAVIYAQGQIFYGEGTDNIIGQGIINRAIRKAKKNKSVKAIVLRVNSPGGSALASELIWRELQLAKEEKPLVVSMGNVAASGGYYIASIADKIIAEPTTITGSIGVFGTVPNVSKLADKIGINAEQVSTNESANYSLYEPMNKKFYEVTKEGVEQVYTTFLERVADGRNMTLEEADEVAQGRVWTGKEALENGLVDSLGSLEDAINIAADLAEIEDYRIRSYPNYKKDLKETLKLSPFSKTTKEEMVKEVLGDESYEMYKVISQFKNLKGIQARMPYVFEIK; via the coding sequence ATGAAGTTTTTACAAAATTTATTGGCCTCAATTTTAGGTTTTTTTATAGCACTTTTTTTAATATTTATCTTTTTTGCTTTAGTTGCTTCATTAGTTGGTGGAGGAAGTAAAGTTATTGTTGAACCTAACTCCATTTTAGAGTTAGATTTAACCACTTCTATAAAAGATTATGCGCCAAAAGATGAAAGTCCGTTAGCTCAAGCTTTAGAATTGACAAATAATAAATTATCATTAGATCAAATAATGAATGCTATTGATAATGCAAAAGAAGATGAAAACATAAAAGGAATAAGTGTTAAAACCTTGTATGTAAATGCTGGTATGGCACAAACACAAGCTTTGAGAAATAAATTAGAAGAATTTAAAGAAAGCGGGAAGTTTGTGTATGCTTATGGCGATTTTTTTGATCAAAAGAATTACTATTTAAGCTCTGTAGCAGATAGTGTTTTTATGAACCCATTGGGAGCTATAGATTTTAAAGGATTGAATGCAGAGATATTATACTATAAAGATTTTGAAGATAAATTAGGGGTAAAGATGGAAGTAATACGCCATGGAAAGTATAAGAGTGCTGTTGAACCTTATTTATCAAATAAAATGAGTGACGCCAATAGAGAACAAACATTATCTTTTTTAAACTCTATTTGGTCTGAAATTACTGATGATATAAGTATAAATAGAAGTATTTCTGTTACTAAGTTAAATGAAATAGCAGACAATTCAAATGGAAGAAATGCAGAATTAGCAGTAAAGAATAATTTAATTGATGGAAGTATTTATGAAGATGAATATGAAGTTAAATTAGGTAAGCAAGTTAACAAGGATTTTGATATGGTTACTATAGAAGATTATATAGCTTCAGGCAAAGGAAGAAAAAGTAGTTTATCCAAAAACAAAATTGCTGTTATTTATGCTCAAGGGCAAATATTTTATGGAGAAGGAACCGATAATATAATAGGACAAGGAATTATTAATAGAGCTATACGAAAAGCTAAAAAAAATAAAAGTGTAAAGGCAATAGTGTTACGAGTAAATTCCCCAGGAGGAAGTGCTTTAGCTTCCGAATTAATATGGAGAGAATTACAATTAGCAAAAGAAGAAAAACCATTAGTTGTATCTATGGGAAATGTAGCTGCATCTGGAGGGTATTATATTGCTAGTATAGCAGATAAAATAATAGCAGAACCTACAACTATAACTGGATCTATTGGAGTTTTTGGAACGGTTCCTAATGTTAGTAAACTAGCCGATAAGATTGGGATTAATGCAGAGCAAGTATCTACAAATGAAAGCGCAAATTATAGTTTATATGAGCCAATGAATAAAAAGTTTTATGAGGTTACAAAAGAAGGTGTAGAACAAGTGTATACAACTTTTTTAGAAAGAGTAGCAGATGGACGAAACATGACATTAGAAGAGGCTGATGAAGTTGCGCAAGGTAGAGTGTGGACCGGAAAAGAGGCTTTAGAAAATGGTTTAGTGGATTCTTTAGGAAGCTTAGAGGATGCTATTAATATAGCTGCTGACTTAGCAGAAATTGAAGACTACAGAATAAGAAGTTATCCCAATTATAAAAAAGATTTGAAAGAAACTCTGAAATTATCACCTTTTTCAAAAACAACTAAAGAAGAAATGGTAAAAGAGGTGTTGGGAGATGAAAGTTATGAAATGTATAAAGTAATATCTCAATTTAAAAACTTAAAAGGAATTCAAGCAAGAATGCCTTATGTGTTTGAAATAAAATAG
- the groL gene encoding chaperonin GroEL (60 kDa chaperone family; promotes refolding of misfolded polypeptides especially under stressful conditions; forms two stacked rings of heptamers to form a barrel-shaped 14mer; ends can be capped by GroES; misfolded proteins enter the barrel where they are refolded when GroES binds), which produces MAKDIKFDVDAREGLKRGVDALANAVKVTLGPKGRNVIISKSFGAPHVTKDGVSVAKEVELEDALEDMGAQMVKEVASKTNDLAGDGTTTATVLAQAIVKEGLKNVAAGANPMDLKRGIDKAVKAITNDLAKQAKEVGDSSEKIQQVASISANNDAFIGNLISEAFGKVGKEGVITVEEAKGTDTYVDVVEGMQFDRGYLSPYFVTDADKMIADLDNPYILLFDKKISNLQEILPILEPVAQSGKPLLIIAEDVDGQALATLVVNKLRGGLKIAAVKAPGFGDRRKAMLEDIAILTGGTVISEERGFSLENATLDLLGTAETVTIDKDNTTIVNGAGDEAQIKARVNQIKAQIETTTSDYDREKLQERLAKLAGGVAVLYVGAASEVEMKEKKDRVDDALHATRAAVEEGIVAGGGVALVRAKKVLETLTSDNLDETTGIQIVNKAIESPLRTIVENAGGEGSVVINKVLEGDKDFGYDAKSEQYVNMLEAGIIDPKKVTRVALENAASVSGMILTTECALVDIKEDTPAGGGMPPMGGGMPGMM; this is translated from the coding sequence ATGGCAAAGGATATAAAATTTGATGTTGATGCACGTGAAGGCTTAAAACGCGGTGTTGACGCATTAGCAAATGCAGTAAAAGTAACTCTAGGTCCAAAAGGAAGAAATGTAATTATCTCTAAATCTTTTGGAGCTCCACATGTAACTAAAGATGGTGTTTCTGTAGCTAAAGAAGTTGAGTTAGAAGACGCTCTAGAAGATATGGGAGCGCAAATGGTAAAAGAAGTTGCTTCTAAAACAAATGACCTAGCTGGTGATGGTACAACAACAGCTACTGTTCTTGCACAAGCTATTGTTAAAGAAGGATTAAAAAATGTGGCTGCTGGAGCGAACCCAATGGATTTAAAGCGCGGTATTGATAAAGCAGTAAAAGCTATTACTAACGATTTAGCTAAACAAGCTAAAGAGGTAGGTGATTCTTCTGAAAAAATACAACAAGTAGCTTCTATATCTGCTAATAATGATGCTTTTATTGGTAACTTAATTTCTGAGGCTTTTGGTAAAGTTGGTAAAGAAGGTGTTATAACTGTTGAAGAAGCTAAAGGAACAGATACTTATGTAGACGTTGTTGAAGGTATGCAGTTTGACAGAGGATATTTATCTCCTTACTTTGTTACAGATGCTGACAAGATGATTGCTGATTTAGATAATCCTTATATTTTATTATTTGATAAAAAGATTTCTAACTTACAAGAAATTCTTCCAATATTAGAACCTGTAGCACAATCAGGAAAGCCTTTATTAATTATTGCTGAAGATGTTGATGGGCAAGCTTTAGCTACTTTAGTAGTTAATAAATTAAGAGGTGGTTTAAAAATTGCTGCTGTAAAAGCTCCTGGTTTTGGTGACCGTAGAAAAGCAATGTTAGAAGACATTGCTATTTTAACTGGTGGAACTGTTATTTCTGAAGAAAGAGGCTTCTCTTTAGAAAATGCTACTTTAGATTTATTAGGAACTGCTGAAACTGTTACTATTGACAAAGACAATACAACTATTGTTAATGGTGCTGGAGACGAAGCTCAAATTAAAGCTCGCGTAAACCAAATTAAAGCGCAGATTGAAACGACTACTTCTGATTACGATCGTGAAAAGTTACAAGAGCGCTTAGCTAAATTAGCTGGTGGTGTAGCTGTATTATACGTAGGTGCTGCTTCTGAAGTTGAAATGAAAGAAAAGAAAGATAGAGTTGATGATGCTTTACATGCTACTAGAGCTGCAGTAGAAGAAGGAATTGTTGCCGGTGGTGGTGTTGCTTTAGTTAGAGCTAAAAAAGTATTAGAAACATTAACAAGTGATAACTTAGACGAAACTACAGGTATTCAAATAGTAAACAAAGCTATTGAATCTCCTTTAAGAACTATTGTTGAAAATGCAGGTGGAGAAGGATCTGTAGTTATTAATAAAGTTTTAGAAGGTGATAAGGACTTTGGTTACGATGCTAAATCTGAGCAATATGTAAATATGTTAGAAGCTGGTATTATTGATCCTAAGAAAGTTACTCGTGTTGCTTTAGAAAATGCAGCTTCTGTATCTGGAATGATTTTAACTACTGAATGTGCTTTAGTAGATATTAAGGAAGATACTCCTGCTGGTGGTGGAATGCCTCCTATGGGTGGTGGAATGCCAGGTATGATGTAA
- a CDS encoding sigma-54 dependent transcriptional regulator, translated as MENLQAIKQRFGIIGNDLLLNRAIEKAIRVAPTDISVLVVGESGVGKESIPKIIHQLSHRKHAKYIAVNCGAIPEGTIDSELFGHEKGAFTGATQARKGYFEVADGGTIFLDEVGELPLTTQVRLLRVLENGEFIKVGSSQVQKTNVRIVAATNVNMHEAIAKEKFREDLYYRLSTIEIPLPPLRQRGDDIHLLFRKFAADFAQKYRMPTIRLDENAVKLLLNYNFPGNIRQLRNIAEQISVVEENRVITPEKLAQYLPNIQGNLPAVIKDTNNSNGDFANERDIMYKILFDMRNDINDLKKLTLDLLKDGNTQQVQEDNHTLIERIYQEQQIETPKVEVVQIPQNPSSNNYEFVETIEEDENLSLQEKEVEMIRKSLEKNNGKRKLAAKELGISERTLYRKIKQYDL; from the coding sequence ATGGAAAACTTACAAGCCATAAAACAACGTTTTGGAATTATTGGAAATGATCTGTTACTTAATAGAGCCATTGAAAAAGCTATTAGAGTAGCCCCTACCGATATTTCTGTATTAGTAGTTGGAGAAAGTGGTGTAGGTAAAGAAAGTATTCCTAAAATTATTCATCAATTATCACACAGAAAACATGCTAAATACATAGCTGTTAACTGCGGAGCAATTCCTGAAGGAACTATTGACAGCGAACTTTTTGGACATGAAAAGGGTGCTTTTACTGGTGCAACTCAAGCTAGAAAAGGATATTTTGAAGTAGCAGATGGTGGCACAATATTTTTAGATGAAGTTGGTGAGTTGCCCTTAACAACTCAAGTTCGTTTACTTAGAGTGTTGGAAAATGGAGAGTTTATAAAAGTAGGATCTTCTCAAGTACAAAAGACGAATGTGCGTATTGTTGCTGCAACTAATGTTAATATGCATGAAGCTATTGCTAAAGAAAAATTCAGAGAAGATTTATATTATAGATTAAGTACTATTGAAATCCCTCTTCCTCCATTAAGGCAAAGAGGTGATGATATTCATCTTTTATTCAGAAAATTTGCAGCTGATTTCGCTCAAAAATATCGCATGCCTACTATTCGATTAGATGAAAATGCAGTGAAATTATTACTTAATTATAACTTTCCTGGAAATATTAGACAATTAAGAAATATTGCCGAACAAATATCTGTTGTAGAAGAAAATAGAGTTATTACTCCAGAAAAGTTAGCTCAATATCTACCAAATATTCAAGGGAATCTTCCAGCTGTAATTAAAGATACCAATAATAGTAATGGTGATTTTGCCAACGAACGTGATATTATGTATAAAATCTTGTTCGATATGCGAAATGACATTAATGATTTAAAGAAATTAACTCTTGATCTTCTTAAAGATGGAAACACACAACAGGTTCAAGAAGACAATCATACTTTAATAGAGAGAATTTATCAAGAGCAACAAATAGAAACACCTAAAGTTGAAGTTGTTCAAATACCTCAAAATCCATCTTCTAACAATTATGAATTTGTTGAAACTATTGAAGAAGATGAAAACCTATCATTACAAGAAAAGGAGGTTGAAATGATTAGAAAATCATTAGAAAAAAACAACGGAAAACGTAAGCTTGCTGCAAAAGAACTTGGAATTTCTGAAAGAACTTTATACAGAAAAATTAAGCAATACGATTTATAA
- the secG gene encoding preprotein translocase subunit SecG — MTTYTLLLVLILIVAIALILIVMVQNPKGGGLSSSFGGGGQNIGGVQNTNTFLDKTTWTLAIAMFALILLANFAIPRGNAAGAPDLDNTLDGVETTTAPAETTPASGTKDSVK, encoded by the coding sequence ATGACTACATACACTTTACTTTTAGTTTTAATTTTGATAGTTGCAATAGCTTTAATATTAATTGTAATGGTACAAAACCCTAAAGGTGGAGGTTTATCTTCATCATTTGGTGGAGGCGGTCAAAATATTGGTGGTGTTCAAAACACTAATACCTTTTTAGATAAAACTACATGGACATTAGCTATTGCTATGTTTGCTTTAATCTTGTTAGCTAATTTTGCTATTCCAAGAGGTAATGCAGCTGGTGCTCCAGATTTAGACAATACTTTAGATGGAGTTGAAACAACAACTGCTCCTGCTGAAACTACTCCAGCTTCTGGAACTAAAGATAGCGTAAAGTAA
- a CDS encoding DUF6146 family protein, producing the protein MKILRYIPITIIFSFLIYASCSTPIKKNKEIKEEPVVIANDSLEYEIIIIDPGFTVYLNTVARPSGFYSQNYLEMKNRLYVFEWNQRVRNPSVFNPNVYENLIDYQPHIDYGYDVNYKLFNYFEFAQQKYSMRLR; encoded by the coding sequence ATGAAAATTTTAAGATATATACCAATAACTATCATTTTCAGTTTTTTAATTTATGCTTCCTGTTCTACTCCCATAAAAAAAAATAAAGAAATAAAAGAAGAACCTGTAGTAATTGCTAATGATAGTCTAGAATATGAAATTATTATTATAGATCCTGGTTTTACTGTTTATCTAAACACGGTTGCAAGACCTTCTGGATTTTACTCACAAAATTATTTGGAAATGAAAAATAGACTTTATGTGTTTGAATGGAATCAGCGTGTAAGGAATCCAAGTGTTTTTAACCCTAATGTTTATGAAAACCTTATAGACTATCAACCACATATTGATTATGGGTATGATGTAAATTATAAATTGTTTAATTATTTTGAGTTTGCACAGCAAAAATATAGCATGCGATTACGATAG
- a CDS encoding LptE family protein — protein sequence MKRFFYILFSITILSFIGCGAYSFTGGNTGNAKTIQIDFFPNQAPIIEPTLSQRFTQDLQDLFTRQTNLTLVRTGGDLHFDGEIVDYRITPMSATANQTAAQNRLTISVNVRFTNNLEEKDSFEKQFSFYYDYGASQQLTGSVLESALDEILERINQDIFNASVAKW from the coding sequence ATGAAAAGATTTTTTTACATATTGTTCTCTATTACCATACTAAGCTTTATTGGTTGTGGAGCGTATTCTTTCACTGGTGGTAATACTGGAAATGCTAAAACGATTCAAATTGACTTTTTCCCAAACCAAGCACCTATTATAGAGCCAACACTTAGTCAAAGATTTACACAAGACCTACAAGACTTATTTACTCGTCAAACAAATTTAACTTTAGTTAGAACTGGTGGAGACCTACATTTTGATGGTGAAATAGTAGACTATAGAATTACACCTATGAGTGCTACTGCTAATCAAACAGCTGCCCAAAATAGGCTTACAATATCTGTAAATGTTAGGTTTACAAATAATTTAGAAGAGAAAGATAGTTTTGAGAAACAATTTTCATTCTACTATGATTATGGAGCTAGTCAACAATTAACTGGTTCCGTTTTAGAAAGTGCTTTAGATGAAATTTTAGAGCGTATTAATCAAGATATTTTTAATGCTTCTGTAGCGAAGTGGTAA